TAGAAATACTTGAAAACTTATTATATTCTTTTTGGAAAATTAGCTCAACCGTTCCACGCGCTCCGCTCCGGTTCTTCTCAATAATGACTTCGACCTTATTATTCGGAATGCCTTCCTCTTCCTCACCGGCCCGCTCATAATAGTCATCCCGGTAAAGAAAGGCTACGATATCCGCATCCTGCTCAATAGATCCAGATTCCCGAATATCAGACAGCACTGGTCGCTTATCCTGCCGCTGCTCCACGCCACGCGAGAGCTGACTCAGCGCAATAACCGGAACCTTGAGCTCTTTAGCCAAAATCTTAAGCTGGCGGGAAATTTCTGAAACTTCCTGCTGGCGGTTTTCACGACCCGTTCCTGTAATCAATTGCAGGTAGTCAATCAAAATCAGGCCAAGATTGCCTGTCTCCTGAGACAACTTACGAGCTCGCGAACGAATCTCTGTAATCCGAATCCCTGGCGTATCATCAATATAAATACTAGCATTGGCCAGATTAGCTGTCGCAATGGTATATTTCTGCCACTCTTCATCTGTCAGTTGCCCTGTACGAATAGAGTGAGAATTAATCACTCCTTCTGAGGCCAGCATCCGGTCCACCAGACTCTCTGCCCCCATTTCTAGGGAGAAGATAGCCACCGTCTTATCCAGCTTAGTCCCGATATTCTGGGCGATATTGAGGGCAAAGGCCGTCTTTCCGACCGCAGGACGAGCAGCTAGGATGATTAACTCTTCTTCGTGCAAGCCAGTCGTCATCTTATCCAGCTCACGGTAACCTGTCGCAATCCCTGTAATATCAGTAGTTTGCTGAGAACGAGCTTCCAGACTAGCGAAGTTAAGATTTAGAATGTCCTGAATGGTTTTAAAACCGCTACGGCTGGCCGTTTCACTGACATCAATCAGGGCCTTTTCCGCACCCGCAATGATTTCCTCGGATGGTCTCTCTCCATCATAGGCTTGGTTGATGGATTCCGTTAAACGCGAAATCAGCCGACGCAAGATTGCTTTTTCAGAGACGATCTTAGCATAATACTCTGCATTGGCAGAAGTCGGCACAGAGTTAACGACCTCCACCAGATAGCTCAAACCGCCAATATTCTGCAAGTCGCCTTGGCTATCCAAAATATTGCGGACGGTGGTCGCATCGATAGCATCCCCACGGTCTGCCAAGTCAATCATGGCCTTAAAAATCAGCCGATGAGCATATTTAAAGAAATCTCCAGGCTCAATATATTCACGGACAAAGACCAGTTTGCTCTCATCGATGAAAATGGCCCCTAGTACAGACTGCTCTGCTAAAATATCTTGAGGCTGAGCTCGCAACTCATCAATCTCTGCCATAGGTGAA
This genomic window from Streptococcus cristatus AS 1.3089 contains:
- the dnaB gene encoding replicative DNA helicase — its product is MAEIDELRAQPQDILAEQSVLGAIFIDESKLVFVREYIEPGDFFKYAHRLIFKAMIDLADRGDAIDATTVRNILDSQGDLQNIGGLSYLVEVVNSVPTSANAEYYAKIVSEKAILRRLISRLTESINQAYDGERPSEEIIAGAEKALIDVSETASRSGFKTIQDILNLNFASLEARSQQTTDITGIATGYRELDKMTTGLHEEELIILAARPAVGKTAFALNIAQNIGTKLDKTVAIFSLEMGAESLVDRMLASEGVINSHSIRTGQLTDEEWQKYTIATANLANASIYIDDTPGIRITEIRSRARKLSQETGNLGLILIDYLQLITGTGRENRQQEVSEISRQLKILAKELKVPVIALSQLSRGVEQRQDKRPVLSDIRESGSIEQDADIVAFLYRDDYYERAGEEEEGIPNNKVEVIIEKNRSGARGTVELIFQKEYNKFSSISKREDV